The proteins below come from a single Mya arenaria isolate MELC-2E11 chromosome 6, ASM2691426v1 genomic window:
- the LOC128239021 gene encoding uncharacterized protein LOC128239021, with protein MFVNPREMFILIIIVVLVSIVKGDNAHLSNYSNSVVSCHERGGLITLKMLKFNGLFNITGELDTNNDVLKDGESVWVQGHAQTGPYIALHTCMKFTNQNKHLFAGIRTFHSNILYECSVFCDHILHSTGYVGIYKYSCFCIYFSFRFPHIPECLDSDFMDTHNRIIVFRMIGNMHLNVHSKSANFNCLAASFPESGNPSYYNTKCASPLYGICTQRVDSDLSKKCQRTLGEFCFNEGKSTFLEHYRKCWLHNGTLIPFFSGITVSLNDSVMLGSFRAVKAVEDDCKSNDSCACLSITQFNGTIYIETENCSNENAFFCMDDLQEVSNIDESQTKYGVIRHTVPVCVDTKGIPAFAFIIIFIGIIICITFPGLSKWFIRGNSQKKTNKKHS; from the coding sequence ATGTTCGTGAACCCGcgtgaaatgtttattttaattataattgtggTTTTAGTGAGTATTGTTAAAGGGGACAATGCACATTTAAGCAATTACTCAAATTCAGTGGTGAGTTGCCACGAACGCGGAGGTCTTATTACATTGAAAATGCTTAAATTCAATGGATTATTCAACATAACCGGTGAACTTGATACAAACAACGATGTGTTAAAGGACGGGGAATCCGTATGGGTACAAGGACATGCTCAAACAGGACCATATATAGCTCTCCATACTTGCATGAAGTTTACCAACCAGAATAAACACCTGTTTGCAGGGATCAGGACATTTCATTCTAACATCCTTTACGAATGCAGCGTGTTCTGTGATCATATTTTACACTCGACGGGATATGTAGGCATTTacaaatattcatgtttttgcatatatttttcattcagATTTCCACATATACCGGAGTGTCTAGACAGTGACTTCATGGACACACACAATAGGATAATCGTTTTTAGAATGATTGGGAACATGCATTTGAACGTCCATTCAAAATCAGCAAATTTCAACTGCCTTGCGGCTTCGTTTCCGGAAAGTGGAAATCCATCGTACTATAACACTAAATGTGCATCTCCGTTATATGGCATATGCACACAACGTGTTGATAGTGATCTTAGTAAAAAATGTCAACGTACGCTTGGCGAATTTTGTTTCAACGAAGGAAAAAGTACATTCCTTGAGCATTACCGAAAGTGTTGGCTACACAACGGGACCCTTATACCGTTTTTTTCAGGCATCACCGTATCGTTAAATGATTCAGTAATGCTTGGCAGTTTTCGGGCTGTCAAAGCTGTAGAAGATGATTGCAAAAGCAATGATTCTTGCGCATGTTTATCAATCACTCAATTCAATGGAACCATTTATATAGAGACAGAGaattgttcaaatgaaaatgcatttttttgtatggATGATTTACAAGAAGTATCTAACATTGACGAATCGCAGACAAAATATGGTGTAATAAGACACACTGTGCCCGTTTGTGTTGATACAAAAGGTATTCCTGCATTtgcatttatcattatttttattggtataattatttgtattacgTTCCCTGGTTTATCAAAATGGTTTATCAGAGGCAattcacagaaaaaaacaaacaaaaaacacagtTGA